From the genome of Hathewaya histolytica, one region includes:
- the cobS gene encoding adenosylcobinamide-GDP ribazoletransferase: protein MKYFLNNLLLYFQFFTRIPINKSLDCDMKNFRDGAFFFPVIGLFIGALQYGLYRILINFIPGNIVAVIVLTVPIIVTGGLHVDGLGDTCDGFFSFKGDKEKIMEVMKDSRVGTFASIAIVVDILLRYTAISTLISTGNPYMLIAAPIVGRFTVVFLAFIGKSAKKNSSANIYINNIDVKGIIIATLITFLFIFKLISIKYTLIIIVASLVVSYAFNLFCNNKIGGLNGDNLGANYEIIDVFSMILYIALVLR from the coding sequence ATGAAATATTTTTTAAATAATCTACTTTTATATTTTCAATTTTTTACAAGAATACCTATAAATAAATCACTAGATTGTGATATGAAAAATTTTAGAGATGGAGCTTTTTTCTTCCCAGTTATAGGATTATTTATAGGAGCATTGCAATATGGTTTATATAGAATTTTAATTAATTTTATTCCAGGAAATATAGTAGCCGTTATAGTTTTAACTGTACCAATTATAGTTACTGGGGGATTACATGTAGATGGTCTTGGAGATACCTGTGATGGATTTTTCTCATTTAAGGGTGACAAAGAAAAAATCATGGAAGTAATGAAGGATAGCAGAGTGGGAACCTTTGCATCTATTGCTATAGTTGTAGATATTCTATTAAGATATACGGCTATATCTACATTAATTTCTACAGGTAATCCATATATGCTTATAGCAGCACCAATAGTGGGAAGATTTACTGTGGTTTTTCTTGCGTTTATAGGTAAAAGTGCAAAGAAAAATAGCTCAGCTAATATTTATATAAATAATATAGATGTAAAAGGAATTATAATTGCAACATTAATTACTTTCTTATTTATATTTAAATTAATTTCAATTAAATATACTTTAATAATAATTGTAGCTAGTTTAGTTGTATCCTATGCATTTAATCTATTTTGTAACAATAAAATTGGGGGATTAAATGGAGATAATTTAGGTGCTAACTATGAGATTATAGATGTATTTTCTATGATTTTATATATAGCATTAGTTTTAAGATAG
- the cobT gene encoding nicotinate-nucleotide--dimethylbenzimidazole phosphoribosyltransferase, translating into MEFLKETLKNIEPAYEPWVKKAWERLDSLTKPIASLGELECIVAKMAGIKGKINNKINKKNIVIMCADNGVVEEGVSSCPQELTYIVSNNFTRGITGVNVLSDFAGSDITVVDVGIIKDVDNPKIINKKVRYSTDNMVKGPAMTREDVIKAIEAGIETVDKLVLEGYDLFGTGEMGIGNTTTSAAVASVLCDIDVELCTGKGSALTENAFDNKKDIIKKAIEINNPDKNDVIDVLSKVGGLDIAGLCGCFLGAAKNRMPIVIDGFIASAAALCAFRLNPNVKDFIFPSHLSAEPGADFIMKEMGLSPMLNLRMRLGEGTGCTLAFNIIEAGLHMINHMGTFEKAGIVTDYLVEMRDNVKEN; encoded by the coding sequence ATGGAATTTTTAAAAGAAACCTTAAAAAATATAGAGCCTGCCTATGAACCATGGGTAAAAAAAGCATGGGAAAGATTAGATAGCTTAACAAAGCCAATTGCAAGTTTAGGAGAACTTGAATGCATTGTAGCTAAAATGGCAGGTATTAAAGGTAAAATAAATAATAAAATAAATAAAAAAAATATAGTTATTATGTGTGCAGATAATGGCGTTGTAGAAGAGGGTGTAAGTAGTTGTCCTCAGGAGCTGACTTATATAGTTTCAAATAATTTTACAAGAGGTATTACAGGGGTTAATGTTTTATCAGATTTTGCAGGTTCCGATATTACTGTAGTGGATGTAGGTATAATTAAAGATGTGGATAATCCAAAAATAATAAACAAAAAAGTTAGATATAGTACAGATAATATGGTTAAAGGGCCTGCTATGACTAGGGAAGATGTTATAAAGGCAATAGAGGCTGGAATTGAAACTGTAGATAAACTTGTTTTAGAAGGTTATGATTTATTTGGAACTGGGGAAATGGGAATTGGTAATACAACAACCAGTGCAGCAGTTGCGAGTGTTTTATGTGATATTGATGTTGAGCTTTGTACAGGAAAGGGATCAGCCCTTACAGAAAATGCCTTTGATAATAAAAAAGATATTATAAAAAAAGCAATCGAGATAAATAATCCAGATAAGAATGATGTTATAGATGTTCTATCAAAGGTTGGAGGACTTGATATTGCAGGTTTATGTGGGTGCTTCTTGGGAGCTGCTAAAAATAGAATGCCTATAGTAATCGATGGATTTATAGCTTCTGCTGCAGCGCTATGTGCATTTAGGTTAAATCCTAATGTAAAAGATTTTATATTCCCATCACATCTTTCAGCAGAACCAGGGGCAGACTTTATAATGAAGGAAATGGGACTATCTCCAATGTTAAATCTAAGAATGAGACTAGGAGAAGGGACAGGATGTACTTTAGCATTTAATATAATAGAGGCCGGATTGCATATGATAAATCATATGGGTACTTTTGAAAAGGCTGGAATTGTAACAGACTACTTAGTTGAAATGAGAGATAATGTAAAAGAAAATTAG
- a CDS encoding bacteriohemerythrin, with amino-acid sequence MIDWKDDFVIGVDKIDSQHKHLFKIANDAYDVLKNEFCIDKYDKIIKILEELKEYTIFHFNAEENYMQEIGYKKLFTHKIEHNKFIEKIKNVNLDNIDKDQDAYLLEILEFVVNWIENHILYTDKLITKL; translated from the coding sequence GTGATAGATTGGAAAGATGATTTTGTTATTGGAGTAGATAAAATTGATAGTCAACATAAACATTTGTTTAAAATAGCAAATGATGCATATGATGTTTTAAAAAATGAATTTTGTATAGATAAGTATGATAAAATCATAAAGATACTTGAAGAATTAAAAGAATATACTATATTTCATTTTAATGCAGAGGAAAACTATATGCAGGAAATTGGCTACAAAAAATTATTTACTCACAAAATTGAACATAACAAATTTATTGAAAAAATTAAAAATGTAAATTTAGATAATATAGATAAGGATCAAGATGCTTACCTTTTAGAGATTTTGGAGTTTGTAGTAAATTGGATTGAGAATCATATTTTATATACAGATAAATTAATTACAAAATTATAA
- the cobC gene encoding alpha-ribazole phosphatase — MNLYLIRHGYTEENLKSSYYGTMDPELNEKGILQCEFLKERLKDKTFQAVYTSTKKRAIDSAKIILSDYSIKINNHKELDERSFGIFEGLNYEELSSKYKNEYKAWEKDWIGYKIKNGESHLEFSTRVYNFLEKILGKHKEDENIIIVAHAGVIRAIYTYVMDKKAELFWKFGCRNGDLAIIKYEYGNLYIDSIVHNKY; from the coding sequence ATGAATTTATATTTAATTAGACATGGATATACAGAAGAGAATCTTAAAAGCTCTTATTATGGAACTATGGATCCAGAACTTAATGAAAAAGGAATACTTCAATGTGAATTTTTAAAGGAAAGATTAAAAGATAAAACCTTTCAGGCTGTTTATACTAGTACAAAAAAAAGAGCCATAGATAGTGCCAAAATAATTTTAAGTGATTATAGTATAAAAATAAATAATCACAAGGAATTAGACGAGCGTTCCTTTGGTATTTTTGAAGGTTTAAACTATGAAGAATTAAGTTCTAAGTATAAAAATGAGTATAAGGCTTGGGAAAAAGACTGGATAGGATATAAAATAAAGAATGGCGAAAGTCACCTAGAGTTTTCTACCAGGGTATATAATTTTTTAGAGAAAATTTTAGGTAAGCATAAAGAAGATGAAAACATAATTATAGTTGCACATGCTGGAGTTATAAGGGCTATTTATACATATGTTATGGACAAAAAAGCAGAGCTTTTTTGGAAATTTGGATGTAGAAATGGTGACCTAGCTATTATAAAATACGAATATGGGAATTTGTATATAGATTCTATAGTGCATAATAAATACTAA
- the cobU gene encoding bifunctional adenosylcobinamide kinase/adenosylcobinamide-phosphate guanylyltransferase, whose translation MSKITLVTGGSRSGKSTFAENLLKDKDNVLYIATSIITDKEMEDRVNRHKESRNSLWTTYEGYENLDKAIENSNKKYILLDCITIMTTNLLFKTERDFENFSKEDMDDVLSYIKKQFTKLIEKARDMDIELVMVTNEVGWGIVPEYKISRIFRDIAGFVNQYVASISDDVYLVACGLPLKLK comes from the coding sequence ATGAGTAAGATAACTCTTGTTACTGGTGGCAGTAGAAGTGGTAAAAGTACTTTTGCTGAAAATCTTTTAAAAGATAAGGACAATGTTTTATATATAGCTACATCTATAATTACAGATAAAGAAATGGAAGATAGAGTTAATCGTCACAAAGAGAGTAGGAATAGTCTTTGGACTACATATGAAGGATATGAAAACTTAGATAAGGCTATAGAAAATTCTAATAAAAAATATATACTTCTAGATTGTATTACCATAATGACTACAAATCTTTTATTTAAAACTGAAAGAGACTTTGAAAATTTTTCAAAAGAGGATATGGACGATGTTCTAAGCTATATTAAAAAGCAATTTACCAAACTTATTGAAAAAGCAAGAGATATGGATATTGAACTTGTTATGGTTACTAATGAAGTTGGATGGGGAATCGTTCCAGAATATAAGATTAGTAGAATTTTTAGAGACATAGCAGGTTTTGTAAATCAATATGTAGCAAGTATTTCTGATGACGTTTATTTGGTTGCTTGCGGATTACCACTAAAGCTAAAATAG
- a CDS encoding ABC transporter ATP-binding protein: MLRIKNLHKTFNENTVNENCIFKGLNLDIKKGDFLTIVGSNGAGKSTLLNIISGAIKGSGGEILLEEKNINKLKEHKISQEIGRVYQDPGKGTAPSMTILENLSMAYNKGKGFGLTKAVDKNNIELFRELLKPLDLGLEEKLDCKVGLLSGGQRQAISLIMAVMNSPKILLLDEHTAALDPKTSEKIIEITNKVVKDKNITTLMVTHNLKHAINLGNRLIMMHRGEILFDIKEEEKKTLTMEKLLSMFENTTGEDGVSDRALFS; encoded by the coding sequence TTGCTACGAATAAAGAATCTGCACAAAACATTTAATGAAAATACAGTAAATGAAAATTGTATATTTAAGGGACTAAATTTAGACATTAAAAAGGGCGATTTCTTAACTATAGTTGGAAGTAATGGAGCAGGAAAATCAACCTTATTAAATATAATATCTGGAGCAATAAAAGGGAGTGGAGGAGAAATTCTTCTAGAAGAGAAAAACATTAACAAGCTTAAGGAGCATAAAATATCACAAGAAATAGGAAGAGTGTACCAGGACCCAGGAAAAGGGACGGCACCTTCTATGACAATTCTTGAAAACTTATCTATGGCATACAATAAAGGCAAGGGATTTGGACTTACAAAGGCTGTAGATAAAAATAATATAGAGTTATTTAGAGAACTTTTAAAACCTTTGGACTTAGGCCTAGAAGAAAAGTTAGATTGTAAAGTAGGACTTTTGTCAGGAGGACAAAGACAAGCTATTTCTCTAATTATGGCTGTTATGAATTCTCCTAAAATATTGCTTTTAGATGAGCACACGGCAGCTTTAGACCCTAAAACTTCAGAAAAAATTATAGAAATTACAAATAAGGTAGTAAAAGATAAGAATATAACAACTCTAATGGTAACTCATAATTTAAAGCATGCAATAAATCTCGGCAATAGGTTAATTATGATGCATAGAGGTGAAATTCTATTTGATATAAAAGAAGAAGAAAAGAAGACTCTAACCATGGAAAAACTCCTATCAATGTTTGAGAATACAACTGGAGAAGACGGAGTTAGTGATAGGGCATTGTTTTCTTAA
- a CDS encoding Tim44 domain-containing protein, with protein MKRLSLFCSIFILIIFISMEGTVVMARAGGGGSSSGGSSSSSSSSSSRSSSGSSRDSDGYRRNSPIGFVLTLIPILLFTVGKTVYSAVRDYKIYLKTKKMLRSLSKIDDMWDYNKLKIRVNKTFYTVQSAWMNRNHDLAREYMSKNIYDLHTSKTDWMTIRHEKNILENIRILSITPVGVQDFMDSSQNVIWFSIRASMEDYTIDDITMEIVDGNRAISMFREYWKFVREDSKWVLDEIRQKDEFYNTKACTNYSERLK; from the coding sequence ATGAAACGTCTTAGTTTATTTTGTAGTATTTTTATATTAATTATATTTATTTCTATGGAAGGTACAGTGGTTATGGCAAGAGCAGGTGGAGGGGGAAGTTCTTCTGGAGGTTCTTCTAGTAGCTCATCTAGCAGTTCTTCTAGAAGTAGTTCTGGTAGTTCGCGTGATAGTGATGGTTACAGAAGAAACTCACCTATAGGATTTGTACTAACACTTATTCCCATACTGCTATTTACTGTTGGAAAGACAGTGTATTCTGCTGTACGTGATTATAAAATATATTTGAAAACTAAAAAAATGCTTAGATCTTTAAGTAAAATAGATGATATGTGGGATTATAATAAATTGAAAATAAGAGTAAATAAAACCTTTTATACTGTTCAAAGTGCTTGGATGAATCGTAACCATGACTTGGCTAGGGAATATATGAGTAAAAACATATATGATCTTCATACCAGTAAAACTGATTGGATGACTATAAGACATGAGAAAAACATATTAGAAAATATACGTATTTTAAGTATAACTCCTGTAGGAGTTCAAGATTTTATGGATTCTAGCCAAAATGTTATATGGTTTAGTATAAGGGCTTCTATGGAAGACTATACAATAGATGATATAACCATGGAAATAGTCGATGGAAACCGTGCAATTAGTATGTTCAGAGAATATTGGAAATTCGTACGAGAAGATTCTAAATGGGTTCTAGATGAAATTCGTCAAAAAGATGAGTTTTATAATACTAAAGCCTGTACAAACTATTCAGAAAGATTAAAGTAA
- the yaaA gene encoding peroxide stress protein YaaA: MITIISPAKSLDFERESLTSKYTMPEFLDDTFLLIDILKEYSPEDISSLMKISPKLGELNFYRYQNFNNDFKKDTKQALFAFNGDVYKGIDAYSYNVEDINFAQNHLRILSGLFGILKPLDLIKEYRLEMGIKLKNSKGKDLYSFWGNKITRKIEEDIMSSKENAILNLASEEYSKVINRDILKNSKVYDVVFKEKKNGVYKIIAIYAKKARGTMASYIIKNKIDSIEEVKNFDEDGYEYREDLSSESTLVFTREI, translated from the coding sequence ATGATAACAATAATTTCTCCAGCTAAGTCACTAGACTTTGAAAGGGAATCTTTAACAAGCAAATATACTATGCCAGAATTTTTAGATGATACTTTTCTTTTGATAGATATTTTAAAAGAATATTCACCAGAGGATATAAGTTCTTTAATGAAAATAAGCCCTAAGCTAGGAGAATTAAACTTTTATAGATATCAAAATTTCAATAACGACTTTAAAAAAGATACAAAACAAGCTCTATTTGCTTTTAATGGAGATGTGTATAAGGGAATAGATGCATATAGCTATAATGTAGAAGATATTAACTTTGCACAAAACCATCTTAGAATATTATCAGGATTATTTGGTATACTAAAGCCTTTAGACCTTATAAAAGAGTATAGATTAGAGATGGGTATTAAGCTTAAAAACTCTAAGGGAAAAGATCTATATAGTTTTTGGGGAAACAAGATAACAAGAAAGATAGAAGAAGATATTATGAGTTCTAAAGAAAATGCTATTTTGAATTTGGCATCAGAGGAGTATTCTAAAGTTATTAATAGGGATATATTAAAGAATTCAAAAGTTTATGATGTTGTGTTTAAAGAAAAGAAAAATGGCGTTTATAAGATAATTGCAATATATGCAAAGAAGGCTAGGGGCACAATGGCATCTTATATTATTAAAAATAAAATAGATTCTATAGAAGAAGTTAAAAATTTTGATGAAGATGGATATGAATATAGGGAAGATTTAAGTTCTGAGAGTACCTTAGTTTTTACAAGGGAAATTTAA
- a CDS encoding DUF3892 domain-containing protein, with protein sequence MNTENMLSITSVEKDSKGEISSYKLSNGKVVDKQEGVELAKQGKIDGVLVAHSKTGEEYLRTVGDGNPSNNLTNLISKEYNEIH encoded by the coding sequence ATGAATACTGAAAACATGCTTTCTATAACATCAGTAGAAAAGGACAGTAAAGGGGAAATTTCTTCATACAAATTAAGTAATGGAAAAGTTGTGGATAAACAAGAAGGTGTTGAACTTGCAAAACAAGGAAAAATAGACGGAGTTCTTGTGGCTCACTCTAAAACTGGAGAAGAGTATCTAAGAACTGTTGGAGATGGAAATCCTTCAAATAACTTAACAAATTTAATATCTAAGGAATATAATGAAATACACTAA
- a CDS encoding cation diffusion facilitator family transporter → MNIGEKISITTIVVNCILFIFKFLAGIIGRSNAMIADAIHSLSDILTTIAVIFGLRISSKEADKKHPYGHERFEAITSKILAIILLLTGLFIGYRAIDAIYMKTYDAPKSIAIYAAITSIVVKEWMYRYTIKGAKKINSTALEADAWHHRSDALSSIGGLVGILGAKFKFPILDPIASLVICVIILKVSIEIYLKAVNALIDRAADSDIIRYIENEAKSIEEVKKINNLKTRLHGSRIYVDIEIELSEKFTFKEAYYIGETLHKNIEKLDSRIIHCNVKVMPLKEVFI, encoded by the coding sequence ATGAATATAGGCGAAAAAATTTCTATAACTACAATAGTAGTTAATTGTATATTATTTATTTTTAAATTTTTAGCTGGAATAATTGGTCGTAGTAATGCAATGATAGCTGATGCAATTCATTCTTTAAGTGATATATTAACAACTATAGCTGTGATATTTGGGCTTAGAATATCTTCTAAAGAAGCAGATAAAAAGCATCCATATGGTCATGAAAGGTTTGAAGCTATAACAAGCAAAATCTTAGCTATCATATTACTTTTAACAGGTTTATTTATAGGGTATAGAGCAATAGATGCTATTTACATGAAAACTTATGATGCACCAAAGTCTATAGCCATTTATGCTGCCATAACTTCAATTGTGGTGAAGGAATGGATGTATAGATATACTATAAAAGGGGCTAAGAAAATAAACAGTACTGCTTTAGAAGCAGATGCCTGGCATCACCGTTCTGATGCATTATCTTCTATAGGAGGGTTAGTTGGTATTCTAGGAGCTAAGTTTAAATTTCCTATATTAGATCCTATAGCCTCCTTAGTTATTTGTGTAATTATTTTAAAAGTGTCTATTGAAATATATTTAAAAGCAGTAAATGCATTAATTGATAGAGCAGCAGATAGTGATATTATTAGATATATTGAAAATGAAGCAAAGTCTATAGAGGAAGTGAAAAAAATAAACAATTTAAAAACTAGGCTTCATGGAAGTAGAATTTATGTAGATATAGAAATAGAACTATCAGAAAAGTTTACTTTTAAAGAAGCTTACTATATAGGAGAAACCCTTCATAAAAATATAGAGAAATTAGATAGTAGGATAATACATTGCAATGTAAAGGTTATGCCCTTAAAGGAAGTTTTTATTTAG
- a CDS encoding spore coat protein: MHTTPNLSEKELMQDLLTTEKQVIGAYSVGITETSCPNLRNVLVNNFTKEQNIQYKVFDAMKQKGWYPTKDAQTADVQQVKSQATQMLNDLK; the protein is encoded by the coding sequence ATGCATACTACACCGAATTTATCAGAAAAAGAATTAATGCAAGACTTATTAACAACAGAAAAGCAAGTTATTGGGGCATATAGTGTTGGCATTACTGAAACATCTTGTCCAAATCTAAGAAACGTATTAGTAAATAACTTTACAAAAGAACAAAATATACAATATAAAGTATTTGATGCAATGAAACAAAAAGGTTGGTACCCAACTAAAGATGCTCAAACTGCAGATGTTCAACAAGTTAAATCTCAAGCTACACAAATGCTAAATGATTTAAAATAG
- a CDS encoding HutP family protein translates to MEYTSTDIAKISVKMSISSREEEKELNKYYKEKGILTTAVDIGGNINTSIPKVIERALVAAKRSGIIKDCHLHDGAVAGATREALSYVTEKANGLNVGGKIGIARHKEHLSVCIFMSIGLLHLNEVVIGIGHRSIPEL, encoded by the coding sequence ATGGAGTATACTAGTACAGATATTGCTAAGATTTCAGTGAAAATGTCCATATCCAGTAGGGAAGAGGAGAAGGAATTAAATAAATATTATAAAGAAAAAGGTATATTAACAACAGCAGTAGATATAGGAGGAAATATAAACACTTCTATACCAAAAGTAATAGAAAGAGCATTAGTTGCAGCAAAAAGAAGTGGTATTATAAAAGATTGCCATTTACATGATGGTGCTGTAGCAGGTGCAACACGTGAGGCATTATCTTATGTTACAGAAAAAGCAAATGGATTAAATGTTGGAGGCAAGATAGGTATTGCAAGACATAAAGAGCATTTAAGTGTATGTATATTTATGAGTATAGGTCTTTTACATTTAAATGAAGTGGTAATAGGGATAGGACATAGATCTATTCCAGAACTATAA
- a CDS encoding ABC transporter permease has translation MNLFFISTLEQGFIFALVALGVFITYKILDFPDLSVDGTFPLGGAVVAFSLSKGINPFLALIFAFLSGALAGFITGILHVKLKITNLLSGILVMIGLYSINLRIMGKPNAQFFNFKTIFSFNISPIILLIILALLFKVILDLFLKTKLGFLLRITGDNETLVTSLGVDKDRVKVLGLMLSNALVAFAGGIMAQYSGFSDVGMGTGIVVTGLAAVILGETFLKRVQGVKETTTALIGAMLYKLSISGALSLGLKPTDLKLVTALIVVLVLSMNNASFKFGLKRKKVIKGGGFLATNKESAQNI, from the coding sequence ATGAATTTATTTTTCATAAGTACCTTAGAACAAGGCTTTATATTTGCTTTAGTTGCTTTAGGTGTATTTATAACTTACAAAATTTTGGATTTTCCTGACCTTTCAGTAGATGGAACTTTCCCTTTAGGAGGGGCAGTTGTAGCATTTTCACTATCTAAAGGTATAAATCCATTTTTAGCTTTAATTTTTGCTTTTTTATCAGGAGCTTTAGCAGGATTTATAACAGGAATACTTCATGTTAAACTTAAAATAACTAACCTTTTATCTGGAATACTAGTGATGATAGGTTTATATTCTATAAATTTAAGAATTATGGGAAAACCAAATGCACAATTTTTTAATTTCAAAACTATATTTTCTTTTAATATTAGTCCTATAATTCTTCTTATAATATTAGCCCTTTTATTTAAAGTTATATTAGATTTATTTTTAAAAACTAAGTTAGGGTTTTTACTTAGAATAACAGGGGATAATGAAACTTTAGTCACTTCTTTAGGCGTGGATAAGGATAGAGTAAAAGTTTTAGGCCTTATGTTATCTAATGCACTTGTGGCTTTTGCAGGAGGCATTATGGCACAATACAGTGGTTTTAGTGATGTAGGTATGGGAACTGGTATTGTAGTTACAGGACTTGCCGCGGTTATTTTAGGAGAAACTTTCTTAAAGAGGGTGCAAGGAGTTAAAGAAACCACTACTGCATTAATTGGCGCTATGTTATATAAGCTTTCCATAAGCGGGGCTTTAAGTCTAGGGTTAAAGCCTACAGATTTAAAATTAGTTACAGCACTTATAGTAGTATTAGTGCTTTCCATGAATAATGCAAGTTTTAAGTTTGGATTAAAGAGAAAAAAAGTTATAAAAGGAGGTGGTTTCCTTGCTACGAATAAAGAATCTGCACAAAACATTTAA
- a CDS encoding ABC transporter substrate-binding protein, with product MVAKKIGKILLCTVLIASLGACSNGTSSKNDKSKSNSIKEIGITQIVEHKALDSSREGFIEALKESGFEEGKNIKIDFQNAQGDMSSVDTIAKKFVSEKKDLIFAISTPSAQAAFNATKEIPILVTAITDPVSSGLVKSMEKPETNVTGTSDKTPIKNQLELFKKINPQVKKIGVVFNTSEANSEVQVKELKEEAKKMNIEVLEGGVTNVNEVPQVLDSLLGKVDVMYTPADNMVASSLSLISKKSEDKKIPVFGAEKAHVEGGALITLGVDYKELGREAGKKAAEVLKGKSIGEIPVTMQKEFKVAINEDTMKRLNIKLPDEIVKNAEKITGGAK from the coding sequence ATGGTAGCTAAAAAAATAGGTAAGATATTATTATGCACAGTTCTAATTGCATCTTTAGGTGCTTGTTCAAATGGGACAAGTTCTAAAAATGACAAGTCTAAATCAAATTCCATAAAGGAAATAGGTATAACTCAAATTGTAGAACACAAAGCTTTAGATTCTTCAAGAGAAGGGTTTATAGAAGCTTTAAAAGAATCAGGATTTGAAGAAGGAAAGAATATTAAAATTGACTTTCAAAATGCACAAGGGGATATGAGTTCTGTAGATACCATAGCAAAGAAATTCGTGTCTGAAAAAAAGGATTTAATTTTTGCAATTTCAACACCTTCAGCACAGGCAGCTTTTAATGCTACAAAAGAGATTCCTATTTTAGTCACAGCTATTACAGACCCTGTAAGTTCTGGCCTTGTAAAATCCATGGAAAAGCCAGAGACTAATGTTACAGGTACATCTGATAAAACACCAATAAAAAATCAATTAGAATTATTTAAAAAAATAAATCCACAGGTTAAAAAAATAGGTGTTGTTTTTAATACTAGTGAAGCTAATTCAGAAGTTCAAGTAAAGGAATTAAAAGAAGAAGCGAAAAAAATGAATATAGAAGTTTTAGAAGGTGGAGTTACAAATGTAAATGAAGTTCCACAGGTATTAGACTCATTATTAGGTAAGGTTGATGTAATGTACACTCCAGCAGATAATATGGTAGCATCTTCATTAAGTCTTATAAGCAAAAAGTCAGAGGATAAAAAGATACCTGTATTTGGAGCAGAGAAAGCTCACGTAGAAGGTGGAGCATTAATCACCTTAGGCGTTGATTATAAAGAATTAGGAAGAGAAGCAGGTAAAAAAGCTGCAGAAGTATTAAAAGGGAAGAGCATAGGTGAAATACCAGTTACAATGCAAAAGGAATTTAAAGTAGCCATAAATGAAGATACAATGAAAAGATTAAATATAAAGCTTCCTGATGAAATAGTTAAGAATGCAGAAAAAATAACAGGAGGTGCTAAATAA
- the rd gene encoding rubredoxin: protein MKKYVCTVCGYIYDPETGDPDNGINPGTAWEDVSEDWLCPLCSVGKDLFEEA from the coding sequence ATGAAAAAATACGTTTGTACAGTTTGTGGTTATATATACGATCCAGAAACAGGAGATCCAGATAACGGAATTAATCCTGGTACTGCTTGGGAAGACGTTTCAGAAGATTGGTTATGCCCACTTTGTAGTGTTGGAAAAGATTTATTCGAAGAAGCTTAA